One part of the Arachidicoccus terrestris genome encodes these proteins:
- a CDS encoding Crp/Fnr family transcriptional regulator, protein MFESIFELFEKQLRTYRLFSDKDIAIIRSLAVSKQIKKREYLLRQGGICKFHTFVCSGCLRSYRIDDQGIEHIFNLSPANHWVCDRVSLSTGEPSDEFIDALEDSSVVQFSAASFDLLLEQIPGFRVLNTKIITDDCGLTRDRVYMMLSYQAEERYREFIRNFPQLHKRLPVYMIASYLGISRETLTRIRSNMVGLSKPCKVNAE, encoded by the coding sequence ATGTTTGAAAGCATATTTGAGTTGTTTGAAAAGCAGCTCCGGACATATAGACTGTTTTCTGATAAGGATATTGCGATAATTAGATCTCTTGCTGTTTCCAAGCAGATTAAAAAAAGGGAATATTTATTACGGCAGGGGGGAATTTGCAAATTCCATACCTTTGTCTGTAGCGGGTGCTTACGGTCATATCGAATAGATGATCAGGGTATAGAGCATATTTTTAATCTTTCGCCGGCCAATCATTGGGTATGCGATCGCGTAAGTCTTTCTACAGGTGAACCGTCGGATGAATTTATTGATGCTCTGGAAGATAGCTCGGTTGTTCAATTTTCAGCAGCGTCATTCGATTTGTTATTGGAGCAGATCCCGGGTTTCAGGGTATTGAATACGAAGATTATTACAGATGATTGTGGCTTGACCCGGGATAGGGTTTATATGATGCTCAGTTATCAGGCAGAAGAACGATATCGTGAATTTATAAGAAACTTCCCCCAGTTACATAAGCGCCTTCCTGTTTATATGATTGCTTCTTACCTCGGTATATCCAGGGAGACACTGACAAGGATCAGGAGTAATATGGTTGGGTTAAGCAAACCTTGTAAAGTTAATGCTGAATGA
- a CDS encoding helix-turn-helix domain-containing protein has translation MINKVLTKELVNPQTNVLAFRLIELKDDQYFKSLKSFNCYKMILIKKGQGRVRFDTADFPFSDNCLLRFPIYQPFSIDAKGPLEGVLLQFHPDFFWNHKYDVELTSKQVLFKSIEEVPLIKLEKSELEQLMLPIDSLLYELSTERLGQYDIAISWVKIFMIYASRIKDKRGAVQPEKFSEYNFISRELINAIEEHFHHKHRPGDYAKLLNITVKTLNRVAKQQLEKTVGDMISDRIITQAKHELYLSVKPVKQIADELGFNDVSYFSRFFKHHVAVSPELYRRSIRRKSSD, from the coding sequence ATGATAAATAAAGTGTTAACCAAAGAATTAGTGAATCCCCAAACTAACGTGTTGGCATTCAGGCTAATTGAATTAAAGGATGATCAGTATTTTAAATCTCTAAAGAGCTTTAACTGCTATAAAATGATTCTAATTAAGAAAGGGCAGGGAAGAGTCCGGTTTGATACGGCTGATTTTCCATTTTCCGACAATTGTTTATTGCGTTTTCCGATTTATCAGCCGTTTTCCATTGATGCAAAAGGGCCGCTTGAAGGCGTGTTATTGCAGTTTCATCCTGATTTTTTTTGGAACCACAAGTACGATGTTGAATTGACCAGCAAACAGGTGCTTTTTAAATCTATAGAGGAAGTGCCGCTGATAAAGCTAGAAAAATCGGAGTTGGAACAGCTTATGCTTCCGATTGACAGCTTGTTGTATGAGTTAAGTACTGAGCGGTTAGGCCAATATGATATTGCGATATCCTGGGTGAAAATATTTATGATTTATGCTTCGAGAATTAAAGATAAAAGGGGCGCCGTGCAACCCGAAAAATTTTCTGAGTATAACTTTATCAGTCGGGAATTGATTAATGCGATTGAGGAACACTTTCACCATAAACATCGCCCTGGAGACTACGCGAAATTATTAAACATTACCGTTAAAACCTTAAATAGAGTCGCCAAACAGCAATTAGAGAAAACGGTTGGAGATATGATCTCGGATCGGATTATTACACAGGCTAAACATGAATTATATCTCAGCGTTAAGCCTGTTAAGCAAATTGCTGATGAACTTGGATTTAATGATGTTTCTTATTTTAGCCGGTTTTTTAAACATCACGTGGCGGTCTCGCCTGAGTTGTATCGTCGATCTATCAGGAGAAAAAGCAGCGATTAG
- the pdxR gene encoding MocR-like pyridoxine biosynthesis transcription factor PdxR, protein MIKKLLEISFKKGEMHSPLYLQLESEIIQLICNGQLKPGQMLPSSRELAQSLQLNRKTVVATYEELNLQGWVESRPRSGIYVSSKLPDTSANIKKTKNKNTARPLHPGFPLKYHSASLQNDAIDRSRKSFDESPVKYQIDDGFPDPRLAPMEALAREYRRFGKGRFSNKYLMYGPEHGSLRLRMELVSFLNRTRGMQVSEKEILITKGTQMALYLSSQLLVQPGDTVMVPEPGYIDANRTFAFAGANLIYIPVDKDGMDIDVIEKHCKKKVPKIIYVIPHHHRPTTVTLNAERRMRLLNLADKYHFALIEDDYDFDYHYASTPLFPLASIDTGGHIIYVGSFCKSIAPGIRIGFMVAPQTVIDRAAALRRLIDRQGEQLIEEALAELFHTGDIIRHIKKSYKTYLERLDTTCDLLQKNLGQFLTFDRPQGGLAIWARYKGEISARKVAQEALQTGLKISDGTNYFFHHKTNQPDNFVRIGYCSLNPQEMESAIGLWKQALTRST, encoded by the coding sequence ATGATCAAAAAATTGCTTGAAATCTCCTTTAAAAAAGGAGAAATGCACAGCCCCCTTTATCTGCAACTAGAATCAGAAATTATCCAGTTAATCTGCAACGGTCAATTGAAGCCGGGACAAATGCTTCCATCTTCCAGAGAACTTGCGCAATCGCTTCAACTTAACAGAAAAACTGTTGTAGCCACTTATGAAGAGCTGAACTTACAAGGCTGGGTTGAATCAAGGCCAAGAAGCGGCATTTACGTTTCCTCTAAGCTGCCCGATACTTCCGCAAATATCAAAAAAACAAAAAACAAAAATACAGCTCGTCCCCTCCATCCCGGTTTTCCTTTGAAATACCACAGTGCATCCTTACAAAATGACGCTATCGACCGTAGTAGGAAAAGCTTTGACGAATCCCCGGTAAAATATCAGATCGACGATGGTTTTCCAGACCCGAGACTTGCACCGATGGAAGCCTTAGCTCGTGAATACAGGCGGTTCGGAAAGGGGCGCTTCAGCAACAAATATCTAATGTACGGCCCTGAACACGGATCGCTACGCCTGCGTATGGAACTGGTCAGCTTTCTGAACCGTACCAGAGGAATGCAAGTCAGCGAAAAAGAGATATTAATTACAAAAGGTACCCAGATGGCACTATACCTGTCTTCCCAGTTGTTAGTGCAACCTGGTGATACCGTTATGGTACCCGAACCCGGATACATAGATGCTAACAGAACCTTCGCGTTTGCAGGCGCAAATCTGATCTATATACCGGTTGACAAAGATGGCATGGATATAGACGTGATTGAGAAACATTGTAAAAAGAAAGTACCGAAGATCATCTATGTCATCCCCCATCATCACCGCCCAACAACCGTCACGCTTAACGCTGAACGGCGTATGCGCCTACTTAATCTGGCGGATAAATACCATTTTGCACTCATAGAGGACGACTATGACTTCGACTATCACTATGCAAGCACTCCTTTATTTCCTTTAGCAAGTATAGATACCGGCGGGCATATTATTTATGTCGGCTCATTTTGTAAAAGTATTGCCCCCGGTATCCGCATCGGGTTCATGGTTGCTCCCCAGACGGTGATCGATCGTGCGGCTGCCTTGCGGAGATTAATAGACCGCCAGGGTGAACAGCTGATAGAAGAAGCCCTGGCAGAGCTATTTCATACCGGAGACATCATTCGTCACATCAAAAAATCTTATAAGACCTACCTGGAACGCCTCGATACCACATGTGATCTCCTTCAAAAAAACCTCGGACAATTTCTGACATTTGACCGTCCACAAGGTGGTCTGGCTATCTGGGCAAGATATAAGGGTGAAATCAGCGCCCGGAAAGTGGCGCAGGAAGCCTTGCAAACCGGACTAAAAATCAGCGACGGCACCAACTACTTCTTTCATCACAAGACAAATCAGCCTGACAATTTTGTCAGGATCGGATACTGCTCATTAAACCCACAGGAAATGGAAAGTGCCATAGGATTGTGGAAACAAGCTCTTACAAGATCAACATAA
- a CDS encoding SPW repeat domain-containing protein, whose product MMKLRFLSPTNHGIVDYLAAVALIVGPFALQLGSSNPAAVWVSVFSGLLVIIVSLATKYRYGRFKVIPFGGHLALDLLVATLFMLVPFLFKLDGLDAAYYYCNAVIVYLVVAVTQSERNAIE is encoded by the coding sequence ATGATGAAATTAAGATTTCTTTCTCCAACGAACCATGGCATTGTTGATTATCTTGCGGCTGTGGCATTGATTGTCGGACCATTTGCCTTACAGTTAGGTAGCAGTAACCCGGCAGCCGTCTGGGTTTCTGTGTTTTCCGGATTGCTCGTCATCATAGTTAGCCTAGCTACTAAATATCGTTACGGTAGGTTTAAAGTTATTCCTTTTGGCGGACATCTGGCATTAGATCTATTAGTCGCTACGTTGTTTATGCTTGTGCCGTTTCTTTTTAAGCTGGACGGGCTGGATGCAGCTTATTATTATTGTAACGCGGTCATTGTTTATTTGGTTGTTGCTGTTACACAAAGTGAGCGTAATGCGATAGAGTGA
- a CDS encoding L-histidine N(alpha)-methyltransferase → MIAIADSRSETMAKNKDFYIDVIQGLSKSPKKLSSKYFYDKTGDRIFEQIMSSPDYYLTKCEMEIFKEKSDTIAEYLIKENGEFDLIELGPGNCAKSIHLLRSLVKRNSSIHYIPIDISESIIRELQVVLPGSVPGLIFEGRTGDYFDQLGSYQGRPGRRKVVLCLGGNIGNMSVSESCQFCHTLRSHLHPGDQCIIGFDLIKHPEVIRRAYDDRDGFTREFNLNLLQRINRELDADFDMEQFDHYCSYDPLEGAAKSYLICKCDMTVKISGILFHFKENEPIWTEISQKFTKGQIQKMADSNSFIHSCHFSDTKSWFMDAVWTAI, encoded by the coding sequence ATGATCGCGATAGCTGACAGCCGCTCAGAAACCATGGCAAAAAATAAGGATTTCTATATCGATGTAATACAAGGCCTGAGCAAATCTCCCAAAAAGTTATCTTCAAAATACTTTTATGACAAAACAGGGGACCGCATTTTTGAGCAAATCATGTCTTCTCCCGATTACTATCTTACTAAGTGTGAAATGGAAATCTTTAAAGAGAAATCCGACACGATAGCAGAATATTTAATAAAAGAAAACGGCGAGTTTGACCTAATCGAGCTGGGGCCGGGCAACTGTGCAAAGTCAATCCACCTGTTGCGTTCGCTCGTGAAAAGAAATAGCTCTATTCACTATATCCCGATTGACATCTCTGAGAGTATAATCCGGGAATTACAGGTAGTACTCCCCGGCAGTGTACCCGGTTTAATTTTCGAAGGGCGCACGGGTGATTACTTCGATCAACTGGGCTCCTACCAGGGAAGGCCGGGAAGGAGAAAAGTAGTCCTATGCCTTGGCGGCAATATTGGCAATATGTCTGTTTCGGAAAGCTGCCAATTTTGCCATACACTCAGAAGTCACCTGCATCCCGGCGATCAATGTATAATCGGTTTCGACCTTATTAAGCATCCCGAGGTCATCCGCCGGGCATATGATGACCGTGACGGTTTTACCAGGGAATTCAATCTTAACCTGCTTCAAAGAATCAACCGGGAGCTAGACGCTGACTTTGATATGGAACAATTTGATCACTACTGTAGCTATGACCCCTTGGAAGGGGCAGCGAAAAGTTATTTGATCTGCAAATGTGACATGACGGTGAAGATATCCGGCATTCTCTTTCATTTTAAAGAAAACGAACCTATCTGGACCGAAATATCACAGAAATTCACGAAGGGACAAATTCAAAAGATGGCAGACAGTAACAGTTTTATACATTCCTGCCACTTTTCCGATACTAAATCATGGTTTATGGACGCGGTCTGGACAGCCATTTAA
- a CDS encoding mercuric reductase: MENFDAIIIGSGQAGTPLAKKLAGEGRQVALIESENIGGTCINNGCTPTKTLVGTAKVIAQAQKAAKYGVRHTKAYPDYQLVHQNMTEVVHAFRQGQVTSINSSPNITTFYGKGQLSGDNQVDIRLKDHEIKTITAPLIFINTGARPYIPQIDGLDSTKFYTSRTLLSITQLPEHLIIIGGGYISLEFSQIFRRLGSQVTIIEKSAYLLSKEDEDVSIAVQHFLEEEGITIITKAEIQRVRTNSKNETEVTILKENVPVGLCGSHLLIATGRTPNTEDLQLEKAGVETDQKGYIAVNNHLRTTNKAIYALGDVKGGPAFTHVSYYDYILISNHLSGNAIDPVQSDLIPYCIFTDPELGRIGLSEKQAERKGVDYSVARLNASSIARAIETDETKGFIKVLIDNKTKKIIGVTALCAGGGELMSLLQIAIQGSLTYEQLRDTMFAHPTYAEAINNLFNAAHIQNRHAHAPAKR; encoded by the coding sequence ATGGAAAACTTCGACGCGATAATCATCGGATCCGGCCAGGCGGGCACCCCCCTGGCGAAGAAATTAGCCGGGGAAGGCCGGCAGGTCGCCTTAATTGAATCCGAAAATATTGGAGGTACTTGCATTAATAATGGATGTACGCCAACAAAAACGTTGGTAGGTACGGCAAAAGTGATCGCTCAGGCACAAAAAGCGGCAAAATATGGTGTCCGCCATACGAAAGCCTACCCCGATTACCAACTGGTACATCAAAATATGACAGAGGTCGTTCATGCTTTCCGGCAGGGACAGGTTACCAGTATTAACAGCAGCCCGAATATCACAACATTTTATGGTAAAGGTCAGCTATCAGGCGACAATCAGGTAGACATTCGGTTAAAAGACCATGAAATTAAAACAATAACGGCGCCGTTAATCTTTATTAACACCGGTGCCAGACCCTATATTCCTCAAATAGACGGCTTAGATTCAACGAAATTTTACACATCCCGAACCCTGCTCTCGATAACGCAGCTTCCGGAACATTTAATAATTATTGGAGGAGGTTACATATCACTCGAATTTTCTCAGATTTTCAGACGCTTAGGCAGTCAGGTCACAATCATAGAAAAATCAGCGTACCTGCTGTCGAAAGAAGATGAAGATGTCAGTATAGCGGTTCAGCATTTTCTGGAAGAAGAAGGTATTACAATTATCACAAAGGCTGAGATCCAGCGTGTCCGCACCAATAGCAAAAACGAGACCGAGGTCACGATACTGAAAGAAAATGTGCCTGTCGGGCTTTGTGGCTCACACCTTTTAATTGCTACAGGGCGGACACCTAATACCGAGGATCTACAACTGGAAAAAGCAGGCGTTGAAACAGATCAAAAAGGGTATATTGCTGTCAACAATCATCTTCGCACGACCAACAAGGCAATCTACGCACTGGGCGACGTCAAGGGTGGCCCCGCATTTACACACGTATCATATTACGACTATATCCTGATCTCCAACCACCTTTCCGGTAATGCTATCGATCCGGTGCAAAGCGACCTGATCCCCTATTGCATATTCACAGATCCGGAGCTGGGAAGAATTGGCCTTTCCGAGAAACAGGCTGAGCGAAAAGGGGTAGACTACTCAGTTGCCAGGCTTAACGCGTCATCCATAGCAAGAGCTATTGAAACAGACGAAACAAAGGGTTTTATTAAGGTACTGATTGACAATAAGACAAAAAAAATTATCGGCGTTACGGCCCTTTGTGCCGGCGGGGGAGAATTGATGTCCTTATTGCAGATAGCCATACAAGGCAGCCTCACCTATGAGCAACTCCGCGATACCATGTTCGCCCATCCCACATACGCCGAAGCCATCAACAATCTATTTAACGCCGCTCATATTCAAAATCGCCATGCACATGCTCCAGCTAAAAGATAA
- the egtB gene encoding ergothioneine biosynthesis protein EgtB, which yields MLQLKDKYQSVRSRSEQICTSLETEDYVVQPVVDVSPPKWHLGHTSWFFETFILIPFVKDYKPYNTSYPFVFNSYYESFGKKIIRTDRGNLSRPTVEDIYSYRHHVDTAMTQLLSDTPSAEIQTLTILGLNHEEQHQELLATDIKYILGHNPLFPPYEELVNQPINDNSEMGVIHVEEGMYNIGYKGNKFCFDNELNNHDVFLAAFTISKALVTNQQYIEFIEDNGYQRHELWHAEGLDWVKNNLISAPLYWHQINNNWHYYSSRGIRKIELNEPVTHISYYEAAAYAAWKGMRLPTEFEWEAASPRFQWGQRWEWTNSAYLPYPGYVREAGAIGEYNGKFMVNQMVLRGASIVTPPGHSRSTYRNFFHPHLQWQYTGIRLAQSGE from the coding sequence ATGCTCCAGCTAAAAGATAAATATCAATCCGTCCGGTCGAGAAGCGAGCAGATTTGCACCTCGTTAGAGACCGAAGACTATGTCGTCCAACCTGTAGTAGATGTCAGCCCTCCTAAATGGCATCTGGGCCATACCTCATGGTTTTTCGAAACGTTCATCTTAATTCCTTTCGTAAAAGATTACAAACCCTACAATACTTCATATCCGTTTGTTTTCAATAGCTATTATGAAAGCTTCGGCAAAAAAATCATACGAACAGACAGGGGGAATTTAAGCCGCCCAACCGTAGAAGATATCTATAGCTACCGCCACCATGTTGACACGGCCATGACTCAGTTATTAAGCGATACACCCTCCGCTGAAATACAGACGCTGACCATACTAGGCCTGAATCACGAGGAGCAGCACCAAGAGCTGCTGGCCACTGACATTAAGTACATCTTAGGGCACAATCCACTGTTTCCCCCATATGAGGAACTTGTTAACCAACCCATAAATGACAATTCTGAAATGGGCGTCATCCATGTTGAGGAAGGTATGTACAATATTGGTTACAAAGGCAATAAGTTTTGCTTTGATAACGAATTAAATAACCACGATGTTTTCCTTGCTGCTTTTACAATAAGCAAAGCATTAGTTACGAATCAACAATACATCGAATTCATTGAAGATAACGGCTATCAAAGACACGAGCTCTGGCATGCTGAGGGCCTCGACTGGGTCAAGAACAATCTAATCAGCGCCCCACTCTATTGGCACCAAATCAACAACAACTGGCATTATTATTCTTCAAGGGGTATCCGGAAAATAGAATTAAACGAACCGGTAACACATATAAGCTACTATGAGGCCGCTGCCTATGCTGCCTGGAAAGGGATGCGGCTGCCCACGGAATTTGAATGGGAGGCAGCCAGTCCCAGGTTTCAATGGGGCCAAAGATGGGAATGGACTAACAGTGCCTATCTTCCCTATCCCGGATACGTAAGGGAAGCGGGCGCCATTGGCGAATACAATGGCAAGTTCATGGTCAACCAGATGGTACTGCGGGGTGCCTCCATCGTCACCCCACCAGGCCACAGCCGTTCCACCTACCGGAATTTCTTTCATCCACATTTGCAATGGCAATACACGGGCATTCGTCTCGCCCAAAGTGGCGAATAA
- a CDS encoding SnoaL-like domain-containing protein: MEKTIQELVDAMNAKIAEGQLVEAGDMYFAENIKTVEYDGTVTEGKQAVMKKLTDFIDSIDQVKKIQLLRATSNNNASFSEYILDFDMQDGSSIYLHEIIRSLWENGKVIEEHYFKG; the protein is encoded by the coding sequence ATGGAAAAGACAATACAGGAACTTGTAGACGCTATGAATGCGAAGATTGCAGAAGGTCAGCTCGTCGAAGCCGGCGACATGTATTTCGCGGAAAACATTAAAACAGTTGAGTATGACGGTACAGTGACAGAAGGCAAACAAGCCGTCATGAAGAAACTAACAGATTTTATCGATTCGATTGATCAAGTAAAAAAAATACAGTTGCTTCGGGCGACCTCAAATAACAATGCTTCCTTTTCTGAATACATTCTAGACTTCGACATGCAAGACGGTTCTAGTATCTATCTGCACGAGATAATCCGTTCACTATGGGAAAATGGAAAAGTAATAGAGGAACATTATTTCAAAGGATAA
- a CDS encoding bifunctional methionine sulfoxide reductase B/A protein produces the protein MLKWIDIIKFANNGSPAPDKRVEKTPDEWKAILTPEQYNITRLKGTERAFSSELCSYFEPGRYACVCCNTELFDAETKFESGTGWPSFTQPIKENVVAYHKDTAFGMQRIEALCSTCDAHLGHVFQDGPKPSGLRYCMNAVSLKKIEVKEKKADFGGGCFWCTEAIFQRIKGVLKVESGYSGGTTVNPTYREVCSGTTGHAEMIEVTYDPDQISYEDLLRIHLTTHNPTTVDKQGADRGSQYRSIIFYRSEDEKQLAIHVIEEIQKDIPDMIVTQVEMFEHFYKAEAYHQNYYNNNQEGGYCQAVIDPKLAKFRKDYDRRLINKD, from the coding sequence ATGTTAAAGTGGATCGATATCATAAAATTCGCCAATAACGGAAGCCCCGCTCCCGACAAAAGAGTTGAAAAAACACCCGATGAATGGAAAGCGATATTAACACCCGAACAATATAACATTACCAGACTCAAAGGAACCGAACGGGCGTTTAGCTCAGAGTTGTGTTCATATTTTGAGCCGGGGCGTTACGCCTGCGTATGCTGCAATACGGAGCTATTTGATGCCGAAACAAAATTTGAAAGCGGGACCGGATGGCCTTCTTTTACGCAGCCGATAAAAGAAAATGTCGTCGCCTATCACAAAGACACGGCTTTCGGCATGCAGCGGATCGAGGCGTTATGCAGTACATGTGACGCACATCTGGGCCACGTGTTTCAGGATGGGCCCAAACCTAGCGGGCTTCGTTATTGCATGAATGCCGTCTCCCTCAAAAAAATTGAGGTTAAAGAAAAAAAAGCCGATTTCGGAGGCGGTTGCTTTTGGTGTACAGAAGCTATATTTCAACGTATTAAAGGCGTTCTGAAAGTAGAAAGCGGCTATAGTGGGGGCACTACGGTTAACCCGACGTACAGAGAAGTCTGCAGTGGCACAACCGGTCACGCAGAAATGATCGAAGTCACCTACGACCCTGACCAGATATCCTATGAAGACCTGCTGCGCATCCACCTGACCACCCACAACCCTACCACAGTTGACAAGCAAGGGGCTGACCGCGGGTCCCAATACCGAAGTATTATTTTCTACAGGTCAGAAGACGAAAAACAATTGGCCATCCATGTCATCGAAGAAATACAGAAAGATATTCCTGATATGATTGTCACTCAGGTAGAAATGTTTGAGCATTTTTACAAAGCAGAAGCGTATCACCAGAATTATTACAATAATAATCAGGAAGGCGGATACTGTCAAGCGGTCATCGATCCTAAACTCGCAAAATTCAGGAAAGATTATGACAGGCGACTCATCAACAAAGATTAA
- the trxB gene encoding thioredoxin-disulfide reductase, whose translation MDEKQIEKVNCLIIGSGPAGYTAAIYAARADLKPILYTGLFIGGQLTKTGEVENYPGYPDSTMGPEMMANFHRQAAKMGADLRIGYANAVDFSKRPFRVSIDDKKELLADTVIIATGATPKWLGLEAEQTYAGKGVSACATCDGFFFKGQDVAIVGGGDTAAEEALHLAKLCKKVYMLVRKTGFRASKTMVHKIENTENIEVIFNVEVKNIVGDGRKVNGVCLRNNQTNTDLTLSVSGFFVAIGHHPNTELFKSWLDMDKAGYIQTKNCSTATNIPGIFCCGDAQDANYRQAITAAGSGCMAAIDCERFLLAMEHSPIAIADVS comes from the coding sequence ATGGATGAAAAACAAATAGAAAAAGTAAACTGTCTGATCATTGGCTCGGGCCCTGCTGGTTATACCGCGGCCATCTATGCAGCCAGAGCGGATCTAAAACCAATATTGTATACAGGGCTATTTATCGGCGGACAACTCACCAAAACAGGTGAAGTAGAAAACTATCCAGGCTACCCTGATAGCACAATGGGCCCGGAAATGATGGCAAATTTCCATAGACAGGCCGCAAAAATGGGCGCTGATCTGAGAATTGGCTATGCCAATGCAGTAGATTTCTCCAAAAGGCCCTTCCGTGTATCCATTGACGACAAAAAAGAGCTACTAGCCGATACTGTAATTATCGCTACAGGCGCAACGCCAAAGTGGCTTGGCCTGGAGGCAGAGCAGACATATGCTGGCAAAGGGGTATCTGCTTGTGCGACCTGTGACGGTTTTTTCTTTAAAGGCCAGGACGTGGCCATTGTCGGCGGTGGCGACACTGCCGCCGAAGAAGCTTTACATTTGGCCAAACTTTGTAAAAAAGTGTATATGCTGGTTAGAAAGACCGGATTCAGGGCATCCAAAACCATGGTGCACAAAATAGAAAACACCGAGAACATTGAAGTCATTTTTAACGTAGAAGTAAAAAATATAGTAGGCGATGGGCGAAAAGTAAATGGAGTCTGCCTACGCAATAACCAAACGAATACCGACTTAACATTATCGGTAAGCGGCTTTTTCGTAGCCATCGGGCACCATCCCAATACAGAGCTGTTCAAATCCTGGCTAGACATGGATAAGGCAGGTTATATACAAACAAAGAATTGTTCCACGGCAACAAATATTCCCGGTATCTTCTGTTGCGGTGATGCGCAAGATGCAAATTACCGGCAGGCAATTACAGCGGCAGGATCGGGATGTATGGCAGCTATTGACTGTGAAAGATTCCTATTGGCAATGGAGCACAGTCCGATAGCAATAGCTGATGTAAGCTAA
- a CDS encoding GNAT family N-acetyltransferase → METIEIHEGEKGISFFSLNIDGKEIGRMTVSVKADTLKAGYTSIGLTHRKGGYGKKLVNSVVEYARENNLKIIPECGFVAMMFNKHPDLYDDIRAPME, encoded by the coding sequence ATGGAAACAATAGAAATACACGAAGGAGAGAAGGGAATTTCCTTTTTTTCACTCAATATAGACGGAAAAGAAATCGGGAGAATGACGGTAAGTGTCAAGGCCGATACGCTCAAAGCAGGTTATACGAGTATCGGGCTGACACATCGAAAAGGAGGCTACGGTAAGAAGCTCGTCAATTCCGTTGTCGAATATGCAAGAGAAAACAACTTAAAAATAATACCGGAATGCGGCTTCGTCGCCATGATGTTTAATAAGCATCCAGACCTATATGACGATATCCGGGCCCCAATGGAATAA